The Zobellia alginiliquefaciens genome contains a region encoding:
- a CDS encoding Kelch repeat-containing protein gives MKNLIPIFAIFLFSTMLLCSCSNDDGPSTPDPVAEEETTEEEATEEEEEEEEELANNAPEPFNLIGVTDGAVGVDVYPTFSWQAATDPDDDAVSYDLYLGLAEDPTEVYAENLSDTRFEVINRLNTYDTYYWKVVAKDTENATINSETNEFTIRGLNLPTEPVSSEAAFSGRSRHTSVVFDDKLWVIGGYDSSGPKNDVWFSTDGNTWTEATANAPFSPRYAHTSVIFDNKLWVIGGRADGGRKNDVWFSTDGNTWTEATANAPFSPRYAHTSVIFDNKLWVIGGYDSNNKNDVWFSTDGHTWTEATANAPFSPRESHTSVIFDNKLWVIGGYDSSGPKNDVWFSTDGHTWTEATASAPFSPRYAHTSVIFDNKLWVVGGFDGSRKNDVWFSTDGHTWTEATANAPFSPRNAHTSAIFDNELWVIGGYDGNLKNDIWAFD, from the coding sequence ATGAAAAATTTAATCCCAATATTCGCAATTTTTTTATTCAGTACAATGCTTCTATGCTCCTGCTCAAATGACGATGGGCCATCAACACCCGATCCCGTGGCCGAGGAAGAAACCACTGAGGAAGAGGCAACAGAAGAAGAAGAAGAAGAAGAAGAAGAACTCGCCAACAATGCACCCGAGCCATTTAATTTGATCGGGGTAACGGATGGTGCCGTGGGCGTAGATGTATACCCTACTTTTAGCTGGCAGGCCGCTACAGACCCTGATGATGATGCCGTAAGTTATGACCTATATTTAGGATTGGCAGAAGACCCTACAGAAGTCTATGCAGAAAACCTAAGTGACACGAGATTTGAAGTAATAAACCGTTTAAACACATATGACACTTATTATTGGAAAGTAGTTGCTAAGGACACTGAAAATGCTACGATAAATAGCGAAACCAACGAATTTACCATTAGGGGCTTAAACTTACCAACTGAACCCGTCTCTTCCGAAGCGGCTTTCTCAGGAAGAAGTCGACATACCTCCGTGGTTTTTGATGACAAACTTTGGGTCATTGGTGGATATGATTCCAGTGGTCCTAAAAACGATGTTTGGTTCAGTACGGATGGGAATACTTGGACGGAAGCTACTGCCAATGCGCCTTTTTCTCCCAGATATGCTCATACCTCCGTAATTTTTGATAACAAACTTTGGGTCATTGGTGGACGGGCCGACGGTGGTCGTAAAAACGATGTTTGGTTTAGTACCGATGGGAATACTTGGACGGAAGCTACTGCCAATGCCCCTTTTTCTCCCAGATATGCTCATACCTCCGTAATTTTTGACAACAAACTTTGGGTCATTGGTGGTTATGATTCTAATAACAAAAACGATGTTTGGTTCAGTACGGATGGGCATACTTGGACGGAAGCTACTGCCAATGCTCCTTTTTCTCCCAGAGAATCCCATACCTCCGTAATTTTTGACAACAAACTTTGGGTCATTGGTGGATATGATTCCAGTGGTCCTAAAAACGATGTTTGGTTCAGTACGGATGGGCATACGTGGACGGAAGCTACTGCCAGTGCGCCTTTTTCTCCCAGATATGCTCATACCTCCGTAATTTTTGATAACAAACTTTGGGTCGTTGGTGGTTTTGACGGTAGTCGTAAAAACGATGTCTGGTTCAGTACGGATGGGCACACGTGGACGGAAGCCACTGCCAATGCGCCTTTTTCCCCCAGAAATGCACATACCTCCGCAATATTTGATAATGAACTTTGGGTTATTGGGGGATATGACGGTAATCTTAAGAACGATATTTGGGCGTTTGATTAG